In a genomic window of Nocardiopsis mwathae:
- the sepX gene encoding divisome protein SepX/GlpR, protein MSSAPLYLAIVVVWLIVLVPMLMRRDAAEPAARTGDRADGAGTDASTDTDASPDDAADGGVADITADDPIDDPIDDPDSQRTQVLHYDSVNGGAGPGGPRTRAPRPGRPARPSGRARVIARRRRRTTALTALFAATALAVSLGMGPWWVLLPPTGLLLGHLVLLREAARADAERRAAELREREHRRRVAQRARRAREQAAREAEIVELTELAARRDQVYDQYADAHLRAAGD, encoded by the coding sequence ATGAGCAGCGCTCCCTTGTACCTGGCGATCGTGGTCGTCTGGCTCATCGTGCTCGTCCCGATGCTGATGCGGCGGGACGCCGCCGAACCCGCCGCTAGGACCGGCGACCGGGCCGACGGTGCCGGGACCGACGCCAGCACGGACACCGACGCCTCCCCTGACGACGCCGCGGACGGGGGTGTCGCCGACATCACTGCTGACGACCCCATCGACGACCCCATCGACGACCCCGACTCCCAACGGACCCAGGTGCTCCACTACGACAGCGTCAACGGCGGCGCCGGCCCCGGCGGCCCGCGCACCCGTGCGCCCCGGCCGGGCCGGCCGGCCCGGCCGTCCGGCCGCGCCCGCGTCATCGCCCGCCGCAGACGCCGCACCACGGCCCTGACCGCCCTGTTCGCCGCGACGGCGCTGGCCGTGTCCCTCGGGATGGGGCCGTGGTGGGTGCTGCTCCCGCCCACCGGCCTGCTCCTGGGCCACCTGGTGCTACTCCGCGAAGCCGCCCGGGCCGACGCCGAGCGCCGCGCCGCCGAGCTCCGCGAACGCGAACACCGCCGCCGCGTCGCCCAGCGCGCCCGCCGCGCCCGCGAGCAGGCCGCGCGGGAGGCCGAGATCGTCGAACTCACCGAACTGGCCGCCCGCCGCGACCAGGTCTACGACCAGTACGCCGACGCCCACCTCCGCGCGGCCGGCGACTGA
- a CDS encoding GNAT family N-acetyltransferase — MNRIRGWPATLVEGPVGLRPLRLRDAAALRETRVRNADWLRPWEPTHPEMPLQTSGITPYIAMLQAIRREARNGVSMPWAVTYEGVFVGQLTISAIVWGSARSAQVGYWVDSAHAGRGITPTAVALAVDHAFFAVGLHRIEANIRPENHASRRVAEKLGFHEEGIRRRQLHIDGAWRDHICYALTAEDVPGGLLARWRRKGRVSETGPSQDGR; from the coding sequence GTGAATCGGATCCGCGGCTGGCCGGCCACCCTCGTCGAGGGGCCGGTGGGCCTTCGCCCGCTACGGCTCCGCGACGCCGCGGCGCTGCGGGAGACGCGTGTGCGCAACGCCGATTGGCTCCGTCCCTGGGAACCCACCCACCCCGAGATGCCGCTGCAGACCAGCGGCATCACTCCCTACATCGCGATGCTCCAGGCCATCCGCAGGGAGGCGCGCAACGGCGTCTCGATGCCGTGGGCCGTCACCTATGAGGGGGTGTTCGTCGGCCAGCTGACGATCAGCGCGATCGTCTGGGGGTCGGCGCGCTCCGCGCAGGTGGGGTACTGGGTCGACAGTGCCCATGCGGGGCGGGGGATCACCCCGACGGCGGTGGCGCTGGCGGTCGACCACGCCTTCTTCGCCGTCGGCCTGCACCGGATCGAGGCCAACATCCGGCCGGAGAACCACGCGAGCCGCCGCGTCGCCGAGAAGCTGGGGTTCCACGAGGAGGGGATCCGCCGCCGCCAGCTGCACATCGACGGCGCGTGGCGGGACCACATCTGCTATGCCCTGACCGCCGAGGACGTTCCCGGCGGCCTGCTGGCCCGATGGCGGCGCAAGGGCCGTGTCAGCGAGACGGGGCCGTCGCAGGACGGCCGCTGA
- a CDS encoding MogA/MoaB family molybdenum cofactor biosynthesis protein has protein sequence MSGGAAGPGDLSAGSAGPRRVAVITASNRAAAGVYPDRSGPIMVAELERAGFAAVGPWVVPDGPPVAEALRRALTEGCDAALTTGGTGLTPGDDTPEVTRPLLTREIPGIAEALRAAGREKGVPTAILSRGLAGIAEAGGHRMLVVNLPGSSGGVRDGMEVLRPVLGHAIDQLHGGDHPRGA, from the coding sequence GTGAGCGGGGGTGCAGCCGGACCCGGCGACCTGTCGGCGGGGAGCGCCGGGCCGCGCCGCGTCGCCGTCATCACCGCCTCCAACCGGGCCGCCGCCGGGGTCTACCCCGACCGCTCCGGACCGATCATGGTGGCGGAGCTGGAGCGCGCCGGGTTCGCCGCGGTCGGGCCGTGGGTGGTGCCCGACGGCCCTCCGGTCGCCGAGGCGCTGCGGCGCGCGCTGACCGAGGGCTGCGACGCGGCGCTCACCACCGGAGGCACCGGGCTGACGCCCGGCGACGACACCCCGGAGGTGACCCGTCCGCTGCTGACACGGGAGATCCCGGGCATCGCGGAGGCGCTGCGTGCGGCGGGGCGGGAGAAGGGCGTGCCGACGGCGATCCTCTCCCGCGGGCTGGCGGGGATCGCCGAGGCCGGAGGCCACCGCATGCTCGTGGTCAACCTGCCGGGGTCGAGCGGGGGAGTGCGCGACGGCATGGAGGTGCTCCGCCCGGTGCTGGGGCACGCGATCGACCAGCTGCACGGCGGAGATCACCCCCGGGGGGCCTGA
- the moaC gene encoding cyclic pyranopterin monophosphate synthase MoaC has protein sequence MSESHASGPHASGMTHLDSSGAARMVDVSAKEVTARTATATGRVLLSPDAVAALRGGEVPKGDALAVARLAGIQGAKRTPDLVPLCHPIAVHGVDVALDVRDDGVGISATVRTADRTGVEMEALTGVMTAALGLVDMVKALDPEAVVTDVRVEEKTGGKSGHWRRSR, from the coding sequence ATGTCCGAATCCCACGCATCCGGTCCGCACGCTTCCGGAATGACCCATCTCGACTCCTCCGGCGCGGCCCGCATGGTCGACGTCTCGGCCAAGGAGGTCACCGCCCGCACCGCCACCGCCACCGGGCGCGTCCTGCTCTCGCCCGACGCGGTCGCCGCGCTGCGCGGTGGCGAGGTGCCCAAGGGCGACGCGCTGGCCGTGGCCCGACTGGCCGGGATCCAGGGGGCCAAGCGCACCCCCGACCTGGTTCCGCTGTGCCACCCGATCGCCGTGCACGGCGTCGACGTCGCCCTGGACGTGCGCGACGACGGGGTGGGGATCAGCGCGACGGTGCGCACCGCCGACCGCACGGGGGTCGAGATGGAGGCGCTGACCGGCGTGATGACGGCCGCGCTGGGACTGGTGGACATGGTCAAGGCGCTCGATCCCGAAGCGGTCGTCACCGATGTGCGGGTCGAGGAGAAGACCGGTGGAAAGAGCGGGCACTGGCGGAGGTCGCGGTGA
- the glp gene encoding molybdotransferase-like divisome protein Glp, whose amino-acid sequence MKSVEQHISDVLDLVDPLDPIELDIMRAHGGVLAEAVASPVPLPQFDNSSMDGYAVVAADLAGASAQTPVRLPVVADIPAGDPSANAIRSGHCARIMTGAPLPAGATAVVPVEWTDGGQVTVAVGRSVPEGNAIRRAGGDVAAGSTVLRAGIRIGAAELGVLAAVGRRSVRIHPSPRVVVLSTGEELVEPGRPVGPGQIWESNSFMLTAAAQDAGCTAYRHGFIGDDPATVLDTLDDVLLQADIILTTGGVSMGAYDVVKEVLSRSGTVTFDRVAMQPGKPQGYGTIGVSKTPILTLPGNPVSAFVSFQLFVLPVLRRMRGLPPQPLPTVHARLAEPVTSSPNGRRSYLRAILEYDRSGDGDGVAFTALPAARQGSHQLSALAETNALVVVPEQVTELAAGSVVEVVKLPDLA is encoded by the coding sequence ATGAAGAGCGTCGAACAGCACATCTCCGATGTCCTGGATCTGGTCGATCCGCTCGACCCGATCGAGCTGGACATCATGCGCGCACACGGCGGTGTCCTGGCCGAAGCGGTGGCCTCGCCCGTCCCGCTGCCGCAGTTCGACAACTCCTCGATGGACGGCTACGCGGTGGTGGCGGCCGACCTCGCAGGCGCCTCGGCGCAGACCCCCGTGCGACTCCCCGTGGTCGCGGACATCCCCGCCGGCGACCCCTCCGCCAACGCGATCCGCTCCGGGCACTGCGCTCGCATCATGACCGGGGCACCCCTGCCAGCGGGGGCCACCGCCGTGGTCCCGGTGGAGTGGACCGACGGCGGGCAGGTCACCGTCGCCGTCGGCCGCTCCGTCCCCGAGGGCAACGCCATCCGCAGAGCGGGCGGGGACGTCGCGGCGGGCAGCACGGTGCTGCGCGCCGGCATCCGCATCGGCGCCGCCGAACTGGGCGTGCTCGCCGCCGTCGGCCGCAGATCGGTGAGGATCCACCCGAGCCCCCGCGTGGTCGTCCTGTCCACGGGAGAGGAGCTGGTGGAGCCGGGTCGGCCGGTCGGCCCCGGGCAGATCTGGGAGTCCAACAGCTTCATGCTGACCGCCGCCGCGCAGGACGCCGGGTGCACCGCCTACCGGCACGGCTTCATCGGCGACGACCCCGCCACCGTCCTGGACACGCTCGACGACGTCCTGCTCCAGGCGGACATCATCCTCACCACGGGCGGGGTCAGCATGGGCGCCTACGACGTGGTCAAGGAGGTGCTGTCCCGATCGGGGACGGTCACCTTCGACCGGGTGGCCATGCAGCCCGGCAAGCCCCAGGGCTACGGGACCATCGGCGTGTCCAAGACGCCGATTCTGACGCTGCCCGGCAACCCGGTCAGCGCGTTCGTCTCCTTCCAGCTGTTCGTCCTGCCGGTGCTGCGGCGGATGCGCGGTCTGCCGCCGCAGCCGCTGCCCACCGTGCACGCCCGTCTCGCCGAACCGGTCACGTCCTCGCCCAACGGGCGCCGCTCCTACCTGCGGGCGATCCTGGAGTACGACCGCAGCGGCGACGGCGACGGCGTCGCCTTCACCGCCCTGCCGGCCGCGCGCCAGGGCTCCCACCAGCTGTCCGCGCTGGCGGAGACCAACGCCCTGGTCGTGGTTCCCGAGCAGGTGACCGAGTTGGCCGCGGGCAGCGTGGTCGAGGTCGTGAAACTGCCCGACCTGGCCTGA
- the galU gene encoding UTP--glucose-1-phosphate uridylyltransferase GalU, whose protein sequence is MSESQAVRPLVTKAVVPAAGLGTRFLPATKATPKEMLPIVDKPAIQYVVEEAVAAGLDDVLMITGRSKRSIEDHFDRAYELEEALRAKNDTERLNAVRESSELAQIHYVRQGEPRGLGHAVLCAEAHAGSDPFAVLLGDDIIAGREALLKRMIEVHATYGGSVVALMEVEPEQVSLYGCAAIDGTQEEDVVVITDLVEKPPADQAPSRWAIIGRYICDPAVFGVLRETPPGRGGEIQLTDALRELAKRTPADGGPVHGVLFRGRRHDTGNKVDYLRTVVEFACARPDLAAELLPWLREFVAKQQV, encoded by the coding sequence ATGAGTGAATCGCAAGCCGTCCGCCCTCTGGTGACCAAGGCCGTGGTGCCGGCCGCCGGCCTGGGGACTCGCTTCCTCCCCGCGACCAAGGCCACCCCCAAGGAGATGCTGCCGATCGTCGACAAGCCGGCGATCCAGTACGTGGTGGAGGAGGCCGTCGCCGCCGGCCTCGACGACGTCCTGATGATCACCGGGCGCAGCAAGCGCTCCATCGAGGACCACTTCGACCGCGCCTACGAGCTGGAGGAGGCGCTGCGGGCCAAGAACGACACCGAGCGGCTCAACGCCGTGCGCGAGTCGAGTGAGCTGGCCCAGATCCACTACGTCCGCCAGGGCGAGCCGCGCGGGCTGGGCCACGCGGTGCTGTGCGCGGAGGCGCATGCCGGCAGCGATCCGTTCGCCGTCCTCCTCGGCGACGACATCATCGCCGGCCGCGAAGCGCTGCTCAAGCGCATGATCGAAGTGCACGCCACCTATGGCGGCAGCGTGGTCGCGCTGATGGAGGTCGAGCCGGAACAGGTCTCGCTGTACGGCTGCGCCGCCATCGACGGCACCCAGGAGGAGGACGTCGTCGTCATCACCGACCTCGTCGAAAAGCCCCCCGCCGACCAGGCGCCGAGCCGATGGGCCATCATCGGCCGCTACATCTGCGACCCCGCGGTCTTCGGGGTGCTGCGCGAGACGCCTCCGGGGCGCGGCGGCGAGATCCAGCTGACCGACGCCCTGCGCGAGCTGGCCAAGCGCACCCCCGCCGACGGCGGCCCCGTGCACGGCGTGCTGTTCCGCGGCCGCCGCCACGACACCGGCAACAAGGTCGACTACCTTCGCACTGTGGTGGAATTCGCATGTGCCCGCCCCGACCTCGCCGCGGAGCTCCTGCCGTGGCTGCGCGAGTTCGTGGCGAAGCAGCAGGTCTGA
- a CDS encoding 5-formyltetrahydrofolate cyclo-ligase, translating to MDIEAKREMRREILAARRAMPEAERAAAGPAIRDAVAALPELGMGGTVAAYFSVGTEPDTHRLVTTLWKRGTYVLLPVVMPDRSLDWAAYEGPDSLAPAGHGLLEPTGHRYGPDAVRTAAAVICPALAVDRAGRRLGRGAGCYDRALARVGPNTLTLAVIYDTELVASVPAEEHDLAVRAVVTPGRGVVRC from the coding sequence ATGGACATCGAGGCGAAACGGGAGATGCGGCGCGAGATCCTCGCGGCGCGGCGGGCGATGCCGGAGGCAGAGCGGGCTGCCGCGGGACCGGCGATCCGCGACGCCGTCGCCGCCCTTCCCGAGCTGGGTATGGGCGGCACCGTGGCGGCCTACTTCTCGGTAGGCACCGAACCGGACACGCACAGGCTGGTCACGACCCTGTGGAAACGAGGCACCTACGTCCTACTTCCGGTCGTGATGCCCGACCGGAGCCTCGACTGGGCCGCCTATGAGGGGCCGGACAGCCTCGCCCCGGCCGGGCACGGGCTGCTCGAACCCACCGGGCACCGCTACGGCCCCGACGCGGTCCGCACGGCGGCCGCTGTGATCTGCCCGGCGCTGGCGGTGGACCGGGCGGGGCGGCGGCTCGGCCGGGGCGCCGGGTGCTACGACAGGGCGCTGGCGCGCGTCGGCCCAAACACGCTCACCCTGGCGGTGATTTACGACACAGAACTCGTGGCGTCCGTCCCCGCCGAGGAGCACGATCTCGCGGTGCGGGCGGTCGTGACGCCGGGCCGGGGGGTGGTGCGCTGCTGA
- a CDS encoding FmdB family zinc ribbon protein, which yields MPTYQYACTECDHGMEVVQSFSDESLTVCPQCQGRLRKVYSAVGIVFKGSGFYRTDSGTSSDSSVLAGSNGSGTNGNGSGKGEAAAASSDSGASSTSSSSASTASSSSSSSGGSASTSSAPAAATS from the coding sequence GTGCCTACGTACCAGTACGCATGCACCGAGTGCGACCACGGGATGGAGGTCGTCCAGAGCTTCAGCGACGAGTCCCTGACCGTCTGCCCGCAGTGCCAGGGGCGGCTCCGCAAGGTGTACTCGGCCGTGGGCATCGTCTTCAAGGGCTCCGGCTTCTACCGCACGGACAGCGGCACCAGCTCCGACAGCTCGGTGCTGGCCGGGTCGAACGGCAGCGGCACCAACGGAAACGGCAGCGGCAAGGGCGAGGCGGCTGCGGCTTCCTCGGACTCCGGCGCGTCGTCGACCTCTTCGTCGTCCGCCTCGACGGCCTCTTCTTCTTCGTCCTCCTCCGGGGGATCGGCGAGCACGTCCAGCGCACCGGCGGCCGCCACGAGCTGA
- a CDS encoding SAF domain-containing protein gives MITGTPRAFVHLARYRRPLGAVCAALALGGAVLIIRPPPAPTVEVLVAARDLTAESPLTAADLTARALPSRAVPDGALRPDSAPVGSGLAGPMRRGEVLTTARVADPPASGYGADLVAAPVRVADPGAVALLHPGSRVDILSAAPAPAADLGAAAPAAATVAANRPVIAVPDEQGAISGEAGALILVAVSDDEARALAGRAAAERLSITIRG, from the coding sequence ATGATCACCGGAACACCGCGCGCCTTCGTCCACCTGGCCCGCTACCGGCGCCCCCTCGGCGCCGTGTGCGCCGCGCTCGCACTCGGCGGGGCGGTGCTGATCATCCGCCCGCCACCCGCCCCGACGGTCGAGGTGCTGGTCGCCGCCCGCGATCTGACGGCCGAGTCGCCCCTCACCGCGGCCGACCTCACCGCGCGTGCCCTGCCGTCGCGCGCGGTCCCCGACGGGGCGCTGCGTCCGGACTCCGCCCCGGTCGGCTCCGGCCTCGCCGGGCCGATGCGGCGCGGCGAGGTGCTCACGACCGCACGCGTCGCCGACCCGCCCGCGAGTGGCTACGGGGCCGACCTGGTGGCCGCCCCGGTCCGGGTCGCCGACCCGGGCGCGGTGGCACTCCTGCACCCGGGAAGCAGGGTCGACATCCTGTCGGCGGCACCGGCCCCGGCGGCCGACCTCGGCGCGGCGGCGCCCGCGGCCGCGACCGTCGCGGCGAACCGCCCGGTCATCGCCGTTCCGGACGAGCAGGGCGCCATCTCCGGTGAGGCGGGTGCTCTGATCCTGGTCGCGGTCAGCGACGACGAAGCACGGGCACTGGCCGGGCGGGCAGCCGCCGAGCGGCTCTCCATCACCATCCGAGGTTGA
- a CDS encoding MscL family protein yields MDGFKKFLFQGNLIQLAVAVVIGAVFADLITAFTEGFITPLLGIFGGVPTFGDLYFEINGSRFMYGAFVDSLIAFLLTAAILYFFVVLPVAKLFDRFISEEEATHRACPQCRSEIDRAATRCAFCTSEVVPEPA; encoded by the coding sequence ATGGACGGATTCAAGAAGTTCCTGTTCCAAGGCAATCTCATCCAGCTCGCCGTCGCCGTGGTCATCGGCGCCGTCTTCGCGGACCTGATCACCGCGTTCACCGAAGGGTTCATCACCCCGCTGCTGGGCATCTTCGGCGGGGTCCCCACGTTCGGCGACCTCTACTTCGAGATCAACGGCAGCCGCTTCATGTACGGGGCGTTCGTCGACTCCCTGATCGCCTTCCTGCTCACCGCGGCGATCCTGTACTTCTTCGTGGTCCTGCCCGTCGCCAAGCTCTTCGACCGGTTCATCTCCGAGGAGGAGGCCACCCACCGCGCCTGCCCCCAGTGCCGCAGCGAGATCGACAGGGCGGCCACCCGCTGCGCCTTCTGCACCAGCGAGGTCGTGCCCGAACCGGCCTGA
- a CDS encoding D-alanyl-D-alanine carboxypeptidase family protein, producing MPFILDPTRRKKRVTRSETPSAVESPSLLRTPRRVRARSAQAVMFTVAVAFFVVPGADVAMAPVTAPAEADVDLDTLKEQADKAKEELEKATDDYTKREKALEKAQDELVGTLHDLQQTELKLADLREPLAELASSLYKRPDGGTLALMTSGSLDDDLETEAYVVKLSENNEALMEEANDLRAEQASLTGDAQDLQASTQLEKVELKDDLEALKKKSKESTDKLMKELEDRGLSVDAYMAGVECDPAKGAAASGYPNGLLPNDALCELYEDGHYLRADAAVDFLKMNEAYQERFGRSMCITSSYRDLSNQHRVYAEQPPGNAAVPGTSNHGWGLAIDLCGGVQNQGSEPFNWLEQNSRQWGWFHPQWAYSSPFEPWHWEYEAVSGAG from the coding sequence GTGCCGTTCATTCTCGATCCGACGCGACGGAAGAAGCGCGTGACGAGAAGCGAGACCCCGTCTGCGGTCGAGAGTCCCTCGCTGTTGAGGACGCCCCGCCGGGTGCGCGCGCGGTCGGCACAGGCCGTGATGTTCACCGTCGCGGTGGCGTTCTTCGTCGTTCCGGGCGCTGACGTGGCCATGGCCCCCGTGACCGCGCCGGCCGAGGCCGATGTGGACCTCGACACGCTCAAGGAGCAGGCGGACAAGGCCAAGGAAGAACTCGAAAAGGCCACCGACGACTACACCAAGCGTGAGAAGGCGCTGGAGAAGGCCCAGGACGAGCTCGTCGGCACCCTGCACGACCTGCAGCAGACCGAGCTGAAACTCGCCGATCTGCGTGAACCCCTGGCCGAGCTGGCCAGCTCCCTCTACAAGCGCCCCGACGGCGGCACGCTCGCGCTGATGACCTCCGGCTCGCTCGACGACGATCTGGAGACCGAGGCCTACGTCGTCAAGCTCTCGGAGAACAACGAGGCGCTGATGGAGGAGGCCAACGACCTGCGCGCGGAGCAGGCCTCACTGACCGGCGACGCCCAGGACCTGCAGGCCTCGACGCAGTTGGAGAAGGTCGAGCTCAAGGACGACCTGGAAGCGCTGAAGAAGAAGTCCAAGGAGAGCACCGACAAGCTCATGAAGGAGCTGGAGGACCGGGGGCTGTCGGTCGACGCCTACATGGCCGGGGTGGAGTGCGACCCCGCCAAGGGCGCGGCGGCATCCGGATACCCCAACGGCCTGCTGCCCAACGACGCTCTGTGTGAGCTGTATGAGGACGGGCACTACCTGCGCGCCGACGCCGCCGTCGACTTCCTCAAGATGAACGAGGCCTACCAGGAGCGCTTCGGCCGGTCGATGTGCATCACCAGCTCCTACCGGGACCTGTCCAACCAGCACCGCGTGTACGCCGAGCAGCCGCCCGGCAACGCCGCCGTCCCCGGCACCAGCAACCACGGATGGGGGCTGGCCATCGACCTGTGCGGCGGCGTGCAGAACCAGGGCTCGGAGCCGTTCAACTGGCTGGAGCAGAACTCGCGCCAGTGGGGCTGGTTCCACCCGCAGTGGGCCTACTCCAGCCCGTTCGAGCCCTGGCACTGGGAGTACGAGGCGGTGAGCGGAGCGGGGTGA
- a CDS encoding DUF6884 domain-containing protein has product MANWAPLREALASVDDRVTYAWAELDELVGGLPPSAYKHAAFWKGARPQWPGFTTENVRVGRSVTFVRRSASPARTRQRAVDGAPPPQPANTASTASTGSTVGPDFVLVGCGKKKLNRPAPAKDLYTSALFAKQRSYAEATGRPWFILSAEHGLVPPQSVLHPYELHLATTSPGYRRTWGMRVVGQLKETAGPLAGRIIEVHAGSAYTDAIRDRLSDANAKVLEPLHGLPIGKRLAWYNPGKAASASAVEPIAPIPEAASLVERLGTFANTVAPLDFLRSGGAGLRLPGLYSWWVDQDGAADLSAGLRLPLAPGVIYAGLAGATRSRSGRKSENTLWGRIRGMHLGGRHEFSTFRLSLGSILANARAEPKIDEQRLTSWMQRHLRLIAIPIEDADALDGLETAVLAQLNPPLNLAKMPRTPVRRQLTELRRHYGRRTQ; this is encoded by the coding sequence GTGGCGAACTGGGCTCCGCTTCGTGAAGCGCTGGCATCCGTCGACGACCGGGTGACATACGCGTGGGCCGAACTGGACGAACTGGTCGGCGGGCTGCCACCGTCGGCGTACAAGCACGCCGCCTTCTGGAAAGGCGCCAGGCCACAGTGGCCGGGATTCACTACGGAGAACGTCAGGGTCGGTCGATCGGTGACGTTCGTCCGTCGGTCGGCAAGCCCGGCCAGGACTCGGCAACGAGCCGTCGACGGTGCCCCGCCACCGCAGCCTGCCAACACTGCCAGCACTGCCAGCACTGGCAGCACTGTCGGTCCTGACTTCGTTCTGGTCGGGTGTGGGAAGAAGAAGCTCAACCGGCCGGCCCCGGCGAAGGATCTCTATACGTCGGCACTCTTCGCGAAGCAACGTTCCTACGCCGAGGCGACAGGCCGCCCCTGGTTCATACTGTCGGCGGAACACGGACTCGTCCCTCCGCAATCCGTGCTTCACCCCTACGAGCTTCACCTGGCCACGACTTCACCCGGCTATCGACGGACGTGGGGGATGCGAGTCGTCGGGCAACTCAAAGAAACGGCCGGGCCGCTGGCCGGAAGGATCATCGAAGTCCACGCAGGCTCCGCCTACACCGACGCCATCCGGGATCGCCTCTCCGATGCGAACGCCAAGGTCCTGGAGCCTCTCCATGGTCTACCCATAGGTAAGCGACTGGCGTGGTACAACCCCGGCAAAGCCGCATCGGCGTCGGCTGTAGAGCCGATCGCCCCCATTCCGGAAGCCGCGTCACTTGTCGAGCGGCTCGGCACCTTCGCGAACACGGTCGCGCCTCTCGACTTCCTGCGATCCGGTGGCGCGGGCCTGCGGCTGCCAGGCCTCTACAGCTGGTGGGTCGACCAAGACGGTGCGGCCGATCTCTCGGCAGGCTTGCGCCTCCCGCTCGCACCAGGGGTCATCTATGCCGGACTGGCCGGGGCGACGCGATCACGCAGCGGGCGAAAGTCGGAGAACACCCTGTGGGGTCGCATTCGAGGAATGCACCTCGGTGGTCGCCACGAGTTCTCAACCTTCCGTCTCAGTCTCGGATCCATCCTGGCGAACGCACGAGCAGAGCCCAAGATCGACGAGCAGCGCCTGACCTCGTGGATGCAGCGGCACCTCCGACTCATCGCCATCCCGATCGAAGACGCGGACGCGTTGGACGGGTTGGAGACCGCGGTCCTCGCCCAGCTGAATCCGCCACTCAACCTGGCCAAGATGCCACGCACCCCTGTCCGCCGGCAGCTCACGGAACTTAGGCGTCACTACGGGCGCAGGACGCAGTGA
- a CDS encoding alpha/beta fold hydrolase: MGQNHCQGTAGSATTRDGRELFYMECAGPDGGGPATVVFESGLAASRSYWALVQPAVARSARAVVYDRSGLGRSAPDPERRDLARLADDLGDLLDHLGPGPFVLVGHSWGGLIARRAAAARPERIAGLVLVDPTDEACDLLFDRSVRRLEKVRYRAALVLAKLRLFGFLYRAMTDKLPLDAAADMRAEAFTVQVVRTMGAQQATVEADLTALRDDPPRIGDIPVTVISSTQRTPGMSATALEAITAAHVHRAQQFPRGRHVHARRSDHDVPTNEPAVIIDEVERVLRSL, translated from the coding sequence ATGGGGCAGAACCACTGTCAGGGCACAGCCGGGAGCGCCACGACCCGTGATGGGCGCGAGCTCTTCTACATGGAGTGCGCGGGGCCGGACGGCGGTGGGCCGGCGACGGTGGTGTTCGAGAGCGGTCTCGCCGCGAGTCGCTCGTACTGGGCCCTCGTCCAGCCGGCCGTGGCGCGGTCCGCCCGGGCAGTGGTCTACGACCGCAGCGGACTCGGGCGCAGCGCCCCCGATCCCGAACGCCGTGATCTCGCCCGGCTCGCCGACGACCTCGGCGACCTCCTCGATCACCTCGGCCCGGGGCCGTTCGTCCTGGTCGGGCACAGCTGGGGCGGCCTGATCGCCCGCCGCGCCGCTGCCGCGCGGCCCGAGCGTATCGCCGGACTGGTGCTGGTCGACCCCACCGACGAAGCCTGCGACCTGCTCTTCGACCGTTCCGTCCGCCGCCTGGAGAAAGTCCGCTATCGCGCCGCGCTGGTGTTGGCGAAGCTCCGCCTGTTCGGCTTCCTGTACCGCGCGATGACGGACAAGCTCCCACTCGATGCCGCCGCCGACATGCGCGCCGAAGCCTTCACCGTCCAGGTCGTGCGCACCATGGGCGCGCAGCAGGCCACGGTCGAGGCCGACCTGACCGCGCTGCGCGACGACCCGCCCCGCATCGGCGACATCCCGGTCACCGTCATCTCTTCCACCCAGCGCACACCGGGCATGAGCGCCACAGCGCTCGAAGCCATCACCGCGGCCCATGTGCACCGGGCACAGCAGTTCCCGCGCGGACGTCACGTCCATGCCCGGCGATCGGACCACGACGTTCCGACGAACGAACCCGCCGTCATCATCGACGAGGTCGAGCGGGTGCTGCGGTCGTTGTGA